One Pantoea eucalypti genomic region harbors:
- the uvrY gene encoding UvrY/SirA/GacA family response regulator transcription factor: MISVLLVDDHELVRTGIRRILEDVKGLAVVGEANCGEDAAKWCRANQVDVILMDMNMPGIGGLEATRKIVRYNPDIKIIMLTIHTESPLPAKVMQAGAAGYLSKGAAPQEVVNAIRSVNAGQRYIASDIAQQMALSQIEPQKAESPFSCLSERELQIMLMITRGQKVTEISEQLNLSPKTVNSYRYRMFSKLNISGDVELTHLAIRHGLYNAEPLISSE, from the coding sequence TTGATCAGTGTGCTTCTTGTTGATGACCATGAACTTGTCCGTACCGGCATCCGTCGCATCCTGGAGGATGTTAAAGGTCTGGCCGTGGTCGGAGAGGCCAACTGTGGTGAGGATGCGGCTAAGTGGTGCCGTGCTAACCAGGTTGATGTGATCCTGATGGACATGAACATGCCTGGCATCGGCGGACTGGAGGCGACGCGCAAAATCGTGCGTTACAATCCCGATATCAAAATCATTATGCTGACTATTCATACGGAAAGTCCGCTGCCTGCTAAAGTTATGCAGGCGGGGGCAGCAGGCTACCTCAGTAAAGGGGCAGCACCCCAGGAAGTGGTCAATGCAATTCGCTCGGTGAATGCCGGACAGCGATATATCGCATCAGACATCGCTCAGCAGATGGCCCTGAGTCAGATTGAGCCGCAAAAAGCGGAATCCCCCTTTAGCTGTTTGTCGGAAAGGGAATTGCAGATTATGCTGATGATCACCCGGGGACAAAAGGTGACGGAAATTTCAGAGCAGTTAAATCTCAGTCCTAAAACCGTTAACAGTTACCGCTATCGGATGTTCAGTAAGCTGAATATCAGTGGCGATGTAGAGTTAACGCATCTGGCCATTCGACATGGCCTCTATAATGCGGAGCCGTTAATCAGTAGTGAATGA
- a CDS encoding DUF2594 family protein has translation MSDEDFATSQEARKLADEIAGLKMMITLILKGMGQADAGKVIINMERYVQTLGDKPQAEVFSNTIKQIKTAYRQ, from the coding sequence ATGAGCGATGAAGATTTTGCAACTTCGCAGGAAGCCCGGAAATTAGCGGATGAAATCGCGGGGCTGAAGATGATGATCACCCTGATCCTGAAAGGTATGGGCCAGGCTGATGCTGGAAAAGTGATTATCAACATGGAACGCTATGTACAGACGCTGGGTGACAAGCCTCAGGCGGAAGTGTTCAGCAACACCATTAAGCAGATTAAAACTGCCTACCGTCAGTAA
- the pgsA gene encoding CDP-diacylglycerol--glycerol-3-phosphate 3-phosphatidyltransferase, whose translation MQLNIPTCLTLFRVVLIPFFVLAFYLPFIWAPLATALIFIFAAVTDWFDGFLARRWKQTTRFGAFLDPVADKVLVAIALVLVAEHFHAWWITLPAATMIAREIIISALREWMAEIGKRSSVSVSWIGKVKTTAQMLSLFALLWRPDATVVAIGVVALYIAAVLTFWSMFQYLSAARGDLLEP comes from the coding sequence ATGCAATTAAACATCCCGACGTGTCTCACCCTGTTTCGAGTTGTGCTCATCCCGTTCTTTGTGCTGGCTTTCTATCTGCCGTTCATTTGGGCGCCGCTGGCTACTGCACTGATCTTTATTTTTGCTGCTGTTACCGACTGGTTTGATGGCTTTCTGGCGCGCCGCTGGAAGCAGACGACGCGCTTTGGCGCATTCCTCGATCCGGTTGCTGATAAAGTGCTGGTCGCGATAGCGCTGGTGCTGGTGGCAGAACATTTTCACGCATGGTGGATTACTCTGCCAGCGGCAACCATGATTGCCCGCGAGATCATTATCTCTGCGCTGCGTGAATGGATGGCGGAGATTGGCAAGCGCAGTAGTGTTTCTGTCTCCTGGATTGGTAAAGTCAAAACGACTGCGCAAATGTTGTCTCTCTTCGCACTGCTGTGGCGCCCAGATGCCACCGTTGTAGCGATTGGCGTGGTGGCGTTATACATTGCTGCAGTGCTGACTTTCTGGTCGATGTTCCAGTATTTAAGCGCGGCGCGCGGTGATTTGCTCGAACCGTGA
- the uvrC gene encoding excinuclease ABC subunit UvrC, producing MNDVFDSKAFLSTVTSKPGVYRMYDASGTVIYVGKAKDLKKRLTSYFRVQVGSRKTEALVSNIQHIDVTVTHTETEALLLEHNYIKLYQPRYNVLLRDDKSYPYIFLSSDTHPRLAMHRGAKHAKGEYFGPFPNGYAVRETLGLLQKVFPIRQCENSVYRNRSRPCLQYQIGRCLGPCVAGLVSEEEYAQQTDYVRLFLAGKDDQVLNQLVKRMEEASIGLRFEEAARLRDQIQAVRRITEKQFVSNQGDDLDVMGVAYEAGMACLHVLFIRQGKVLGSRSYFPKVPVDTDLAEVVQTFVGQFYLQGSEARTLPGDILLDFTLPERELLAESLSELAGRRVNIQSKPRGDRARYLKLARTNAATALTTRLSQHSTIHQRLNALAEFLELDKITRMECFDISHTMGEQTIASCVVFDQNGPLRADYRRYNITGITPGDDYAAMNQVLRRRYGKAIEEDKIPDVILIDGGKGQLSQAIQVFAELDVPWDKNQPILLGVAKGSDRKAGLETLFFEAEGEGVSMPPDAPALHVIQHIRDDAHNHAISGHRKKRAKVKNTSALESIEGVGPKRRQQLLKYMGGLQPLMNASVEEIANVPGISHALAEKIYYSLKH from the coding sequence GTGAATGACGTTTTTGATTCCAAAGCCTTTTTGAGTACGGTAACCAGCAAGCCCGGTGTTTACCGCATGTATGACGCCTCAGGCACCGTCATCTATGTAGGCAAAGCCAAAGACCTGAAGAAGCGTCTGACCAGTTACTTCCGCGTTCAGGTCGGCAGCCGAAAAACCGAAGCGCTGGTCAGCAATATCCAGCACATCGATGTCACCGTCACCCACACCGAAACCGAAGCGCTGCTGCTTGAACATAACTACATCAAGCTCTACCAGCCGCGCTATAACGTTCTGCTGCGCGACGATAAATCGTATCCCTACATCTTTCTCAGCAGCGATACTCATCCGCGACTGGCGATGCACCGTGGGGCAAAGCATGCCAAAGGCGAATATTTTGGCCCGTTCCCGAACGGCTATGCGGTGCGTGAAACGCTGGGACTGTTGCAAAAAGTTTTCCCCATTCGCCAGTGCGAAAATAGCGTCTACCGCAATCGCTCCCGGCCCTGTCTGCAATATCAGATTGGTCGCTGTCTCGGCCCCTGTGTTGCCGGGCTGGTCAGTGAGGAAGAGTATGCGCAGCAGACCGACTATGTGCGCCTGTTCCTGGCCGGTAAAGATGATCAGGTGCTTAACCAGCTGGTTAAACGTATGGAAGAGGCGAGCATTGGCCTGCGTTTCGAAGAAGCGGCCCGGCTGCGCGATCAGATTCAGGCCGTGCGGCGCATCACCGAAAAACAGTTTGTCTCCAATCAGGGCGATGACCTGGATGTGATGGGTGTGGCTTATGAGGCGGGCATGGCCTGTCTTCACGTGCTGTTCATTCGTCAGGGCAAAGTGCTGGGCAGCCGCAGCTACTTCCCGAAGGTGCCTGTGGACACTGATTTGGCCGAAGTCGTGCAGACCTTCGTCGGGCAGTTCTACCTGCAGGGCAGTGAAGCACGTACGCTGCCTGGCGACATCCTGCTGGACTTTACTTTGCCAGAGCGCGAGTTGCTGGCAGAGTCCCTAAGTGAACTGGCGGGACGTCGGGTTAACATTCAAAGCAAGCCACGCGGCGATCGCGCCCGCTATCTCAAGCTGGCGCGCACCAACGCCGCGACAGCGTTAACCACGCGTCTGTCTCAGCACTCTACCATCCACCAGCGGCTGAATGCGCTGGCAGAGTTTCTTGAGCTCGACAAGATCACACGCATGGAGTGTTTTGATATCAGTCACACCATGGGTGAGCAGACCATCGCCTCCTGCGTGGTGTTTGACCAGAATGGTCCGCTGCGTGCCGACTATCGTCGCTACAACATTACCGGCATTACGCCGGGAGATGACTACGCCGCCATGAACCAGGTGTTGCGACGCCGGTATGGCAAAGCGATTGAAGAAGATAAGATCCCCGACGTGATTTTGATTGATGGCGGTAAAGGTCAGCTGTCACAGGCGATACAGGTCTTTGCCGAGCTGGATGTGCCCTGGGATAAAAACCAGCCCATTTTACTCGGCGTTGCTAAAGGCAGCGACCGTAAAGCCGGTCTGGAAACGCTGTTCTTTGAGGCTGAAGGGGAGGGCGTTTCGATGCCACCTGATGCACCTGCACTGCATGTGATTCAACACATTCGTGATGACGCTCACAATCATGCAATTTCAGGTCACCGAAAAAAACGGGCCAAAGTGAAGAACACCAGTGCACTGGAAAGCATCGAAGGCGTCGGGCCGAAACGACGTCAGCAACTGCTTAAGTACATGGGAGGCCTGCAACCGTTAATGAATGCCTCGGTGGAGGAGATCGCAAATGTACCAGGCATCTCGCATGCGCTGGCAGAAAAAATATACTATTCCTTGAAACACTAA